The Prinia subflava isolate CZ2003 ecotype Zambia chromosome 5, Cam_Psub_1.2, whole genome shotgun sequence genome window below encodes:
- the DMAC2L gene encoding ATP synthase subunit s, mitochondrial, translated as MMALGTLLRKPPLPPSSCRAFWGWLNAVFNKVDHERIQAVGPDRAASEWLLRCGALVRYQGSPRWQRDYNGLPTGPRGQHRIEAISATDACIMHRGFEYLDGLEHVTDIKLEKCMYIQDECLQRLSETSTLQKSLQQLKIISCGNVTDRGILALHKLANLEYLYLSDLPGIREKEKTFRVLQQALPKLVLELDLE; from the exons ATGATGGCGTTGGGGACACTCTTGAGGaagccgccgctgccgccgagCAGTTGTAGAGCCTTCTGGGGATGGCTGAATGCCGTGTTCAACAA GGTGGACCACGAGCGCATCCAGGCCGTGGGGCCGGACCGCGCCGCCTCCGAGTGGCTGCTGCGCTGCGGGGCCCTGGTGCGCTACCAGGGCTCGCCCCGCTGGCAGCGCGACTACAACGGGCTCCCCACGGGCCCGCGGGGACAGCACAGGATCGAGGCCATCAGCGCCACCGACGCCTGCATCATGCACAGGGGCTTTGAATACCTGG ATGGGCTGGAGCACGTCACGGACATCAAGCTGGAGAAGTGCATGTACATCCAGGACGAGTGTCTGCAGAGGCTCAGCGAGACCAGCACGCTGCAGaagagcctgcagcagctcaagATCATTTCCTGTGGGAATGTCACAGACAGAGGCATCCTTGCACTCCACAAGTTGGC gaACCTGGAATATTTGTATCTGAGTGACCTTCCTGGgatcagagagaaagaaaagaccTTCCGAGTCCTTCAGCAGGCGCTGCCCaagctggtgctggagctggatttggAATAA
- the L2HGDH gene encoding L-2-hydroxyglutarate dehydrogenase, mitochondrial isoform X1: protein MAAALRGRAGRAAALWRLQSRRRSSFDVAVVGAGIVGLAAARELLQRHPSLSFAVLEKEQEPAHHQSGHNSGVIHSGIYYTPGSLKAKLCVQGAALCYKYCDQKGIPYKQCGKLIVAVEHDEIPRLKALYERGLQNNVPGLKLIGAKEIQEKEPFCRGLMALDSPYTGIVDYKQVAQSFARDFQEAGGTILTDFEVTNMEMAKESSPESEDGLKYPVIVRNKKGEEVSCGHILTCAGLHSDRLSEISGCSPEPRIVPFRGDYLVLKPEKSYLVKGNIYPVPNPRFPFLGVHFTPRMDGSVWLGPNAVLACKREGYKLLDFSPADFLDAVTYRGLWKLVLRNMSYGLGELYRAFSLSAQVRQLQKFIPEVTTKDVLRGPSGVRAQALDSEGNLVDDFVFDGGAGAAGSRILHVRNAPSPAATSALAIAAAIADEAERRFQL from the exons atggcggcggcgctgaggggccgcgcgggccgggccgcggcgcTGTGGCGGCTGCAGAGCCGGCGGCGCAG CTCGTTCGACGTGGCCGTGGTGGGTGCGGGCATCGTGGGCCTGGCGGCGGCGCGGGAGCTCCTCCAGCGCCACCCCTCGCTGTCCTTCGCCGtgctggagaaggagcaggagccgG CCCATCACCAGAGCGGACACAACAGTGGTGTGATCCACAGTGGGATTTACTACACCCCTGGCTCCCTGAAGGCCAAGCTCTGCGTGCAGGGGGCAGCCCTGTGCTACAAGTACTGTGACCAGAAGGGAATTCCCTACAAGCAGTGTGGGAAG ctgATTGTGGCTGTGGAACACGATGAAATTCCAAGGCTCAAAGCTCTGTATGAGAGGGGGCTGCAGAACAACGTCCCGGGGCTCAAACTCATTGGAGCCAAGGAAATCCAGGAGAAGGAGCCCTTCTGCAGG GGACTGATGGCCCTCGATTCTCCCTACACTGGGATTGTGGATTACAAACAAGTGGCCCAGTCCTTTGCCAGAGACTTCCAGGAAGCTGGTGGGACAATCCTGACTGATTTTGAAGTGACAAACATGGAGATGGCCAAAGAAAGTTCTCCAGAAAGTGAAGATG GACTGAAATACCCAGTCATTGTTAGGAACAAAAAG GGTGAAGAAGTCTCCTGTGGGCACATTCTGACCTGTGCAGGGCTCCACTCCGACCGCCTGTCCGAGATCAGCGGCTGCAGCCCCGAGCCCCGCATCGTCCCCTTCCGCGGGGATTACTTGGTGCTAAAGCCAGAAAAGTCTTACCTGGTGAAAGGAAACATTTATCCA GTTCCCAATCCCCGTTTCCCGTTCCTGGGAGTGCATTTCACACCCAGGATGGATGGCAGTGTCTGGCTTGGCCCCAATGCAGTGCTGGCCTGTAAGAGAGAGGGCTACAAACTCTTGGACTTCAGCCCTGCAGACTTTTTAGATGCTGTGACCTACAG AGGGCTGTGGAAGCTGGTGCTGAGGAACATGTCCTACGGCCTGGGGGAGCTGTACAGAGCCTTTTCCCTCAGTGCCCAggtgaggcagctgcagaagtTCATCCCTGAGGTCACCACCAAGGATGTTCTCAG GGGTCCCTCTGGCGTGAGAGCCCAGGCCCTGGACAGCGAGGGGAACTTGGTGGATGATTTTGTTTTCGACGGAGGCGCGGGGGCCGCGGGGAGCCGCATCCTGCACGTCAGGAACGCGCCTTCCCCCGCCGCCACCTCCGCGCTGGCCATCGCCGCCGCCATCGCCGACGAGGCCGAACGGCGCTTCCAGCTCTGA
- the L2HGDH gene encoding L-2-hydroxyglutarate dehydrogenase, mitochondrial isoform X2, with protein MSRGIVDCTDTMLDEALRDAFHAHHQSGHNSGVIHSGIYYTPGSLKAKLCVQGAALCYKYCDQKGIPYKQCGKLIVAVEHDEIPRLKALYERGLQNNVPGLKLIGAKEIQEKEPFCRGLMALDSPYTGIVDYKQVAQSFARDFQEAGGTILTDFEVTNMEMAKESSPESEDGLKYPVIVRNKKGEEVSCGHILTCAGLHSDRLSEISGCSPEPRIVPFRGDYLVLKPEKSYLVKGNIYPVPNPRFPFLGVHFTPRMDGSVWLGPNAVLACKREGYKLLDFSPADFLDAVTYRGLWKLVLRNMSYGLGELYRAFSLSAQVRQLQKFIPEVTTKDVLRGPSGVRAQALDSEGNLVDDFVFDGGAGAAGSRILHVRNAPSPAATSALAIAAAIADEAERRFQL; from the exons ATGTCCAGAGGAATTGTGGATTGCACAGATACAATGTTAGATGAGGCTTTAAGAGATGCATTTCATG CCCATCACCAGAGCGGACACAACAGTGGTGTGATCCACAGTGGGATTTACTACACCCCTGGCTCCCTGAAGGCCAAGCTCTGCGTGCAGGGGGCAGCCCTGTGCTACAAGTACTGTGACCAGAAGGGAATTCCCTACAAGCAGTGTGGGAAG ctgATTGTGGCTGTGGAACACGATGAAATTCCAAGGCTCAAAGCTCTGTATGAGAGGGGGCTGCAGAACAACGTCCCGGGGCTCAAACTCATTGGAGCCAAGGAAATCCAGGAGAAGGAGCCCTTCTGCAGG GGACTGATGGCCCTCGATTCTCCCTACACTGGGATTGTGGATTACAAACAAGTGGCCCAGTCCTTTGCCAGAGACTTCCAGGAAGCTGGTGGGACAATCCTGACTGATTTTGAAGTGACAAACATGGAGATGGCCAAAGAAAGTTCTCCAGAAAGTGAAGATG GACTGAAATACCCAGTCATTGTTAGGAACAAAAAG GGTGAAGAAGTCTCCTGTGGGCACATTCTGACCTGTGCAGGGCTCCACTCCGACCGCCTGTCCGAGATCAGCGGCTGCAGCCCCGAGCCCCGCATCGTCCCCTTCCGCGGGGATTACTTGGTGCTAAAGCCAGAAAAGTCTTACCTGGTGAAAGGAAACATTTATCCA GTTCCCAATCCCCGTTTCCCGTTCCTGGGAGTGCATTTCACACCCAGGATGGATGGCAGTGTCTGGCTTGGCCCCAATGCAGTGCTGGCCTGTAAGAGAGAGGGCTACAAACTCTTGGACTTCAGCCCTGCAGACTTTTTAGATGCTGTGACCTACAG AGGGCTGTGGAAGCTGGTGCTGAGGAACATGTCCTACGGCCTGGGGGAGCTGTACAGAGCCTTTTCCCTCAGTGCCCAggtgaggcagctgcagaagtTCATCCCTGAGGTCACCACCAAGGATGTTCTCAG GGGTCCCTCTGGCGTGAGAGCCCAGGCCCTGGACAGCGAGGGGAACTTGGTGGATGATTTTGTTTTCGACGGAGGCGCGGGGGCCGCGGGGAGCCGCATCCTGCACGTCAGGAACGCGCCTTCCCCCGCCGCCACCTCCGCGCTGGCCATCGCCGCCGCCATCGCCGACGAGGCCGAACGGCGCTTCCAGCTCTGA